A DNA window from Aspergillus nidulans FGSC A4 chromosome V contains the following coding sequences:
- a CDS encoding uncharacterized protein (transcript_id=CADANIAT00002943), which produces MRSVAFAVVASLAALTSASPSARARDSRMQAEKRQIDSVTIAFHGTSDNTWDQTFPTDLTTHDIVQDNPAVVTRISNPGGAICVFSGTEGGSWTVHIGETELEDPQPLKSGFCSHL; this is translated from the exons ATGCGCTCCGTTGCTTTTGCCGTCGTCGCCTCCCTCGCGGCTCTtaccagcgccagccccAGCGCCAGGGCTAGGGACAGCCGCATGCAGGCCGAAAAGCGGCAGATCGACTCCGTAACTATTGCTTTCCATGGCACTAGCGATAACACCTGGGACCAGACCTTCCCTACGGATCTGACCACTCACGATATCG TTCAAGACAATCCCGCTGTCGTCACCAGAATCTCTAACCCCGGTGGCGCCAtctgcgtcttttcaggcacAGAGGGCGGAAGTTGGACGGTTCATATCGGGGAGACGGAACTGGAGGACCCCCAGCCGTTGAAATCGGGCTTCTGCAGCCATCTCTAA